Proteins co-encoded in one Balneolaceae bacterium genomic window:
- a CDS encoding nucleoside transporter C-terminal domain-containing protein, which translates to MDILRGVIGMVAIIGIAVAFSNNRKAINWKLVGTGLGIQFVLAVFILKGSNMAEYWAPLGWPKAFFSWVSSFFVIVLDFTTEGAEFIFGDLAKSPGMEGSLGNFFAFQVLPTIVFFASLTAILYHYGILQKVVSWMSSGMQKLMGTSGAESLSVVANIFVGQTESPLVIEPYIKKMTKSELLTVMTGGMATIAGGVMAAYVQMLGNSYSTAQGVPLDVGRLMFAEQLLGASLMAAPAALVIAKVIFPETSEPATKGDVKMSVEKTDANGIDAAATGAGTGLKLAANVGAMLLAFIALLAMGNYFLAEIGNLVGLNQALGFELTIETILGWAIAPIAFIVGVPWADAINMGSLIGTKVVLNEFVAYLQLADMVEQNVLSPKTITMATFALCGFANFSSIAIQIGGIGGLAPTRKSELASFGLLAVLAGTLANLMTATIAGMLY; encoded by the coding sequence ATGGATATACTCAGAGGCGTTATTGGGATGGTTGCGATTATTGGTATCGCAGTAGCTTTCAGCAATAATCGAAAAGCGATCAACTGGAAACTTGTTGGAACGGGACTTGGTATTCAATTTGTATTGGCTGTCTTTATTTTGAAAGGCTCAAATATGGCTGAATACTGGGCTCCCCTTGGTTGGCCAAAAGCCTTTTTCAGCTGGGTATCAAGCTTTTTTGTGATTGTTCTGGATTTTACAACTGAAGGCGCTGAATTTATTTTTGGTGATCTGGCTAAAAGTCCCGGTATGGAAGGCAGCCTTGGAAATTTCTTTGCCTTCCAGGTTCTCCCCACTATTGTCTTCTTTGCATCGCTGACCGCCATTCTATATCACTATGGAATTCTGCAAAAAGTTGTGAGCTGGATGTCATCCGGAATGCAGAAACTGATGGGAACATCCGGGGCTGAATCACTTTCGGTAGTAGCCAATATTTTTGTTGGTCAGACAGAATCTCCCCTTGTAATTGAGCCTTACATCAAAAAAATGACAAAATCTGAACTACTGACTGTTATGACAGGCGGAATGGCAACCATTGCCGGCGGTGTAATGGCTGCTTACGTACAGATGCTTGGCAATTCATATAGTACAGCTCAGGGAGTCCCATTGGATGTGGGACGGCTGATGTTTGCCGAGCAGCTCTTGGGAGCCAGTTTAATGGCCGCTCCGGCTGCCCTCGTTATTGCGAAAGTAATTTTCCCCGAAACATCAGAACCGGCTACCAAAGGTGATGTAAAAATGAGTGTAGAAAAAACCGATGCAAACGGAATTGATGCTGCGGCAACCGGTGCCGGTACCGGTCTGAAATTAGCTGCAAATGTTGGTGCTATGTTACTGGCATTCATTGCATTACTTGCAATGGGAAACTATTTTTTGGCTGAGATTGGAAATCTTGTGGGGTTGAATCAAGCACTGGGTTTTGAATTGACGATCGAAACAATACTGGGCTGGGCAATTGCACCGATTGCTTTTATTGTTGGTGTACCCTGGGCTGATGCGATCAACATGGGCTCACTTATTGGCACAAAAGTTGTCTTGAATGAATTTGTTGCCTATTTACAGCTTGCCGATATGGTTGAGCAAAATGTGCTGTCTCCTAAAACCATTACCATGGCCACATTTGCTCTTTGTGGATTTGCTAATTTTTCATCTATCGCCATTCAGATTGGAGGCATTGGCGGCCTGGCTCCTACCCGAAAGTCTGAGCTGGCAAGCTTTGGTCTTCTCGCTGTATTGGCTGGTACACTTGCCAATCTTATGACGGCCACAATTGCCGGCATGCTCTACTAA
- a CDS encoding peptidyl-prolyl cis-trans isomerase: protein MSCTSQQQSSGSVTIASVDGAELSLEDALSEIPSFVFEEDSTRAIQRYAEQWVRKQITLQHAEREGVHKTEQFRQKMDRYYNQALDAHLKELILEENSEELEVSREEAQNYYQANKDRFVLDESYLQFRHLTTATRTEADNANRELANGVPWEEIVQKYSVQPGQQLRESNMYWPISMAAADIPALNEYLSVMGITERSPIHFYEGQYHFVQLVDIKSAGEYPELDWLIPQIQEWLKLEKSRRITNAYIRNLYLQAEANNEIDLANVSEIKTILSEKFRNQ from the coding sequence GTGAGTTGTACAAGCCAGCAGCAGTCGTCTGGCAGTGTAACTATTGCATCAGTTGACGGAGCGGAACTTTCGCTTGAAGATGCACTGAGTGAAATACCATCATTTGTTTTCGAAGAAGATTCTACCCGGGCCATACAACGTTATGCAGAACAATGGGTAAGAAAACAGATTACTCTGCAGCATGCTGAACGCGAGGGTGTTCATAAAACAGAACAGTTCAGGCAAAAAATGGACAGATATTATAACCAGGCACTCGATGCTCATCTGAAGGAATTAATTCTTGAAGAAAATAGCGAAGAGCTTGAAGTATCACGTGAGGAAGCACAAAATTACTACCAGGCGAACAAAGATCGCTTCGTGCTGGATGAATCGTATTTGCAATTTCGCCATCTTACAACTGCTACACGAACAGAAGCAGATAACGCAAACCGTGAATTAGCAAATGGAGTACCCTGGGAAGAAATTGTTCAGAAGTACAGCGTTCAGCCCGGTCAGCAACTAAGAGAATCGAACATGTACTGGCCTATTTCGATGGCAGCAGCCGATATACCTGCATTAAATGAGTATCTGAGCGTAATGGGAATCACCGAGCGGTCTCCTATTCACTTTTATGAAGGGCAATATCATTTTGTACAGTTGGTGGATATTAAATCTGCCGGAGAGTACCCGGAACTGGATTGGCTCATCCCACAAATACAAGAATGGCTGAAGCTTGAAAAATCCAGAAGAATAACAAATGCTTACATTCGAAATCTTTATCTTCAGGCAGAAGCGAATAATGAAATTGATTTGGCTAACGTTAGTGAAATCAAAACCATTCTATCTGAAAAATTTAGAAATCAATAA
- a CDS encoding peptidylprolyl isomerase, with the protein MRTRAFLICGFVLILNLSCQTTQEITNKEVSDDVIATIGDEQVTIDELLTNFNRNRNAEEIDSTDIQEFYPSYINYRLKLYEGYQQGYHKDSTILAEFNEYATDIANRYWIENKIKNDRIDTFKNRFQYELKAFHILKELPENALPKDTAEVYNTLISVRDSLLNGASFEEMNERHSSKREGRSIGGQLSWITAGSTIEPFENAVYSLEPGEISPPIRSQFGYHLILLQEIRPRTPHRLVKHIFVRKKDDGSGQSKIDEAFQALEADSSWSDVLQNYTEDPSTKNRDGSLGWVGYGARFPQELIEFAIKTHPDSSYSIPYEAGYGYHIMKVDSVRTFKNEAQEEEFITNRLEELGRLNPDQKDLYNRIAAESDISIYRENFSKLLLGEIEESDSTEVQPGLNLIQFNNEMYRSSDFQYWLNNISSADDVMQSGNIIESYRDYIIQQNLVDFTRNQFPEFATQVDHFLEGLIVFKVNEENIWNPDRVDRSTLKAFYESNQNDYRKGITYHYTEISAPSDSIMQMVQKEFTDGSTKNEISKQFEEVVMDEDSTSYPQDPAYSVVEKLELGEFSKPDSVNEKVSIYRLDDVKDERILSFEEAYNQVFTDYQPIREENYINQLKSKYNLQLYPENL; encoded by the coding sequence ATGAGAACAAGGGCTTTTTTGATATGTGGGTTTGTATTGATTTTGAATCTGTCTTGCCAAACCACTCAAGAGATCACAAATAAGGAAGTTTCTGATGATGTAATTGCAACGATTGGAGATGAACAAGTAACAATCGATGAATTGCTAACTAACTTTAATCGAAACCGCAATGCAGAAGAGATTGATTCTACTGATATTCAGGAGTTCTATCCCTCCTACATTAATTACCGTTTAAAACTATATGAAGGGTACCAGCAAGGGTATCATAAAGATTCTACTATTCTTGCTGAGTTCAATGAATACGCCACAGATATAGCCAACCGGTATTGGATTGAAAATAAAATTAAAAATGATAGGATTGATACGTTTAAAAACCGGTTTCAGTATGAATTGAAAGCTTTTCATATCCTAAAGGAACTTCCCGAAAATGCCCTGCCCAAAGACACTGCCGAGGTATACAACACACTGATTTCTGTTCGGGATTCCTTGCTGAATGGAGCAAGTTTTGAGGAAATGAACGAGCGGCACTCCTCAAAACGAGAAGGGCGATCAATCGGTGGCCAGCTTTCCTGGATTACAGCCGGAAGTACAATTGAGCCGTTTGAGAATGCAGTGTACAGTCTTGAACCGGGTGAAATCTCCCCTCCCATACGTTCCCAATTTGGGTATCACCTGATTTTATTACAGGAAATACGCCCAAGAACTCCTCACAGATTGGTAAAACACATTTTTGTTCGCAAGAAAGATGATGGCTCCGGTCAGTCAAAAATTGATGAAGCATTCCAGGCATTAGAAGCAGATAGCTCCTGGAGCGATGTTTTACAGAATTACACGGAAGACCCTTCCACCAAAAACAGAGATGGTTCGCTGGGCTGGGTTGGATATGGTGCAAGATTTCCCCAGGAGTTGATTGAATTTGCCATTAAAACTCACCCGGATAGTTCTTATTCTATTCCCTATGAAGCGGGTTACGGCTATCACATTATGAAAGTGGACTCGGTTCGAACCTTTAAAAATGAAGCCCAAGAGGAAGAGTTCATTACAAATCGACTGGAAGAATTGGGACGGCTCAACCCGGATCAAAAAGATCTCTATAATCGCATCGCTGCAGAAAGTGACATTAGTATCTACCGGGAGAACTTTTCGAAACTACTTCTTGGCGAAATTGAAGAATCAGACAGCACTGAGGTCCAGCCTGGATTGAACCTGATTCAATTCAACAATGAAATGTATCGTTCATCTGATTTTCAGTATTGGCTGAACAATATTTCGTCGGCTGATGATGTGATGCAATCGGGCAATATTATTGAATCGTACCGCGATTATATCATCCAACAGAATCTTGTTGATTTTACCCGAAACCAATTCCCGGAATTTGCAACCCAGGTTGATCACTTTCTTGAAGGCCTGATTGTGTTTAAAGTAAATGAAGAAAATATCTGGAACCCGGATAGGGTTGATCGCTCTACATTGAAGGCTTTTTACGAGTCAAACCAAAATGATTACAGAAAAGGGATAACCTATCACTACACCGAAATTTCAGCACCATCGGATAGTATTATGCAAATGGTTCAGAAGGAATTCACTGACGGTTCAACCAAGAATGAAATTTCTAAGCAATTTGAAGAAGTAGTGATGGACGAAGATTCAACCAGTTACCCGCAAGATCCCGCATATTCCGTTGTTGAAAAACTTGAATTGGGAGAATTTTCCAAGCCTGATTCCGTTAATGAAAAAGTATCTATTTATCGTTTGGATGATGTTAAGGATGAGCGGATTCTTTCTTTTGAAGAGGCGTATAATCAGGTATTTACAGATTATCAGCCCATTCGTGAAGAAAACTATATCAATCAATTAAAAAGTAAGTATAACCTGCAATTGTATCCCGAAAATCTATAA